One stretch of Nicotiana tabacum cultivar K326 chromosome 18, ASM71507v2, whole genome shotgun sequence DNA includes these proteins:
- the LOC107813165 gene encoding heparanase-like protein 3 — protein MGSLFLQKGVLVWICLFSLRLICGYSEVAQGSVFIDGKNAIGRIDNNFICATLDWWPPEKCDYGTCAWDHASFLNLDLNNIIFLKAIKAFSPLKIRLGGTLQDKVIYQTEDHKQPCVSFVQNTSEMFGFTPGCLPLSRWDELNAFFNKSGASIIFGLNALYGRSVHPDGLSVGAWDSSNAESLIRYTVKKGYVIHGWELGNELCGSGVGTRVAADQYASDTTALYKIVQDAYKNFEPRPLVIAPGGFFDEGWFRELINKTGKSFDVATHHIYNLGPGRDEHLVDKILDPSYLDGEADTFSKLQNVLKTSGTSVVAWVGEAGGAYNSGRNHVTNAFVFSFWYLDQLGMSAAYDTKTYCRQTLIGGNYGLLNTTTFVPNPDYYSALLWHRLMGRNVLSTSFSGSKKIRAYTHCAKQSQGITLLLINLDGNTTIRANIAFNGTLLHHRKHRHHSHRKSSSIRLPKSRKIASNTRQEYHLTAKDGDLQSQTMLLNGKPLTIDSFGNIPSLEPIFVNSTEPLTVAPFSILFVHIPYVILPACS, from the exons ATGGGTtctttatttttgcaaaagggagtGTTGGTGTGGATTTGTTTGTTTAGTTTGAGATTGATTTGTGGGTACTCAGAGGTTGCTCAAGGCAGTGTGTTTATAGATGGGAAGAATGCCATTGGAAGAATAGACAATAATTTCATTTGTGCTACTTTGGATTGGTGGCCACCTGAGAAATGTGATTATGGAACTTGTGCTTGGGACCATGCTTCTTTCCTTAATCTG GATCTTAACAACATTATTTTTCTCAAAGCAATAAAAG CCTTCTCGCCGTTAAAGATTCGGTTAGGAGGCACCTTGCAAGACAAAGTCATATACCAAACTGAAGATCATAAACAGCCCTGTGTTTCATTTGTTCAAAACACTTCAGAGATGTTTGGTTTTACTCCAGGATGTCTTCCCTTGTCTAGATGGGATGAACTCAATGCATTCTTTAATAAATCTGG GGCTAGTATAATTTTTGGATTGAATGCTCTCTACGGAAGATCTGTACACCCCGATGGTTTATCCGTGGGAGCTTGGGATTCAAGCAATGCTGAATCGCTTATACGTTATACTGTCAAAAAGGGATACGTTATCCACGGTTGGGAGCTTG GGAATGAATTGTGTGGGAGTGGAGTTGGAACCAGAGTTGCAGCAGATCAATATGCATCTGATACTACTGCCTTGTACAAAATAGTACAAGATGCTTACAAGAATTTTGAACCTAGGCCTCTGGTCATTGCACCAGGAGGTTTCTTCGACGAAGGCTGGTTTAGGGAATTAATAAATAAAACTGGGAAATCATTTGATGTGGCCACTCACCACATATATAACCTTGGTCCAG GAAGAGATGAACACCTTGTTGATAAAATCCTCGATCCATCTTATCTCGATGGTGAGGCCGACACATTTAGCAAACTTCAGAATGTACTCAAGACCTCTGGTACTTCAGTGGTTGCTTGGGTTGGTGAGGCTGGAGGGGCTTACAACAGCGGTCGCAACCATGTCACAAATGCCTTTGTTTTTAGCTTCTG GTATTTGGACCAGCTTGGGATGTCAGCTGCTTATGATACCAAGACATACTGTCGACAGACACTAATTGGTGGAAACTATGGTTTACTCAACACCACTACCTTTGTACCCAATCCAGATTACTACAG TGCTCTTCTTTGGCACCGATTAATGGGAAGGAACGTCTTGTCAACAAGTTTCTCAGGATCAAAGAAAATACGTGCCTACACACATTGTGCAAAGCAATCT CAAGGCATCACCTTATTGTTGATCAATCTTGACGGCAACACTACCATTCGCGCAAACATTGCTTTTAACGGTACTCTGTTGCACCACAGAAAGCACAGACATCATAGCCACAGAAAGAGTTCTTCAATTAGACTGCCTAAAAGTAGAAAGATAGCATCAAATACAAGACAAGAATACCATTTAACAGCAAAAGATGGAGATTTGCAAAGCCAGACAATGCTGCTAAATGGGAAACCACTAACTATAGATTCATTTGGAAATATACCATCATTGGAGCCTATATTTGTCAATTCAACAGAGCCATTAACAGTAGCTCCATTCTCTATTTTGTTTGTACACATACCATATGTTATTTTGCCTGCTTGTAGCTGA
- the LOC107813160 gene encoding putative anion transporter 6, chloroplastic has translation MAKFTVRAENNNLCNFPNFVNHKVSIFNTLRPQRLNLFAQNHSLKFRVSCSIIEREKEKALEKQRILKGLKVNGELSKKRELISTSGNELGAENEEKEVGFEWSWPPWKNLPQRYKLIGTTSLAFVICNMDKVNLSIAIIPMSHQFGWNSSVAGLVQSSFFWGYALSQLPGGWLSKIFGGSKVLEVGVLVWSLATMLVPYLAGFMPALIFSRILVGIGEGVSPSAATDLIARTIPLEERSRAVSFVFGGLSFGSVTGLLLAPPLIQNYGWESVFYLFGFLGIAWFLGFQLVKEDRPWFSTESMSWPPSFSRNKSMGSSLAELSASLKDVPWKAFFRSKAVWAMIYAHFCGSWGHYTCLSWLPTYFSEELNLNLTEAAWVSVFPPLASIFVTGIASQFADNLISKGVDTSVVRKICQTIAFLSPATCMILSSLDFGLPPWEVVTILTGGLALSSFALSGLYCTHQDISPEYASILLGITNTVGAVPGIVGVALTGFLLDSTHSWSISLFAPSIFFYLTGTIVWLAFASSKPQTFSEGD, from the exons ATGGCTAAATTCACAGTTAGAGCAGAAAACAATAACTTATGTAATTTTCCCAACTTTGTAAAccataaagtttcgatctttaacaCTTTGAGACCTCAAAGATTGAATCTTTTCGCCCAAAACCATAGTTTGAAGTTCAGAGTTTCTTGCAGCATAatagaaagagaaaaggaaaaagcttTAGAGAAGCAGAGAATACTTAAGGGGTTGAAAGTGAATGGTGAGTTGAGCAAGAAGAGGGAATTGATTTCAACTTCTGGAAATGAATTGGGAGCTGAAAATGAGGAAAAGGAAGTTGGTTTTGAATGGAGTTGGCCACCTTGGAAGAATTTGCCTCAAAGATATAAGCTCATTGGAACTACTTCTCTTGCCTTTGTTATCTGTAATATGGATAAG GTCAATTTGAGCATTGCCATTATTCCAATGTCGCATCAATTCGGTTGGAATTCATCAGTAGCTGGATTGGTACAGTCATCTTTCTTTTGGGGTTATGCATTAAGTCAATTGCCAGGCGGGTGGCTTTCGAAGATATTTGGTGGGAG TAAAGTTCTTGAAGTTGGAGTCTTAGTCTGGTCTCTGGCAACAATGTTAGTTCCCTATCTTGCAGGGTTTATGCCTGCACTCATCTTTTCAAGGATCTTG GTTGGGATAGGAGAAGGAGTTTCACCATCAGCTGCCACTGACCTGATTGCCAG GACAATACCGTTGGAAGAACGCTCTCGGGCAGTATCATTTGTTTTTGgtggtttgagttttggaagtgtTACCGG ACTTCTGTTGGCTCCTCCACTGATCCAGAACTATGGGTGGGAGTCTGTATTTTACTTGTTTGGCTTTCTAGGCATAGCTTG GTTTTTAGGATTTCAATTGGTTAAAGAAGATCGGCCCTGGTTTTCCACAGAATCCATGTCTT GGCCGCCGTCTTTTTCTAGAAATAAATCAATGGGTTCTTCATTGGCAGAGTTGAGCGCCTCTCTAAAG GATGTACCGTGGAAGGCATTTTTCAGAAGCAAAGCTGTATGGGCGATGATATATGCACATTTTTGTGGGAGTTGGGGCCATTATACTTGCTTATCTTGGCTTCCTACCTATTTCAG CGAGGAGCTGAATCTTAATCTGACAGAAGCAGCATGG GTCTCAGTTTTCCCTCCATTAGCTTCAATTTTTGTTACCGGCATTGCATCACAATTTGCTGATAACTTGATTTCCAAAGGGGTTGATACGTCAGTG GTGAGAAAAATTTGTCAAACAATTGCATTTTTATCCCCAGCGACCTGTATGATTCTTTCTTCTTTGGACTTCGGTTTGCCTCCTTGGGAAGTAGTAACAATCCTCACTGGTGGTTTAGCCCTCTCAAGTTTTGCCTTATCAG GCCTATATTGCACCCATCAAGACATTTCACCTGAATATGCAAGCATTCTTCTG GGTATTACCAACACTGTGGGGGCAGTTCCCGGAATTGTAGGCGTCGCTCTCACTGGTTTTCTTCTTGATTCAACTCACTCATGGAGT ATTTCTTTGTTTGCACCATCAATTTTCTTCTACCTTACTGGAACAATTGTGTGGCTGGCATTTGCAAGCAGTAAGCCGCAGACCTTCTCGGAGGGTGATTGA